The genome window CTTTTCTTGTAGTTAATTTGTTTCCAACCCCGCCCCCTGCAAACCCACCAAAGGTGACGCATGCGAGCGAAGGAAAAGCGAACAGCAAAAACAACTCAAGAAGGCGAAACAAATTGAGAGCAAGGAGCAAATTTACATTCACATGCATGACTCATGTTCGCAGCAGGATATCGTTAAGGAGAGCGGAAGAGTGCATGGGAAAAGAGGGGAGAGAGAGCGCGACAGAGCTTagcattgttgttgctacACAGGGAAAAAAGATACTATTACTATTTTAAAGGTTACATGGAGATACAGAAGTACTTagataaatatatgttaaattaatataaaatgttCTTCAAATAAAAGCAGCCCAGAATAACTTATTCATACCAATCCAATTTCCTCAGTGTAGTTGAGAGAGTCCGCTTGGGAGAGGCATACAAAATAATGTGAGAGCGCCAATCAGCTGTAATTCGAAAACGGGCGGATGTGGGGCCAAACTTTTGCCGATTGCCTTTATTATCCTTAGCAAAGAGACAAAAACTTTGGGCTCAACTTTTCGTCTCAGATTCAATTTCCGTTCTCCCTTACCGTTATGCCTTTCATATCCACCTTTTGCCTGCATTCGCCGTGGCCTTGACAACAGTTTTGACATTGACACCCGCCCGTTTTCCACATTTATGAAAGGCAAGAGAGAGTAAAAAGAGAGAACTTTATTTTGCTGCAGCTTCCTTTTCGTTGTTGCCCAAATAAAGGCCACTTGTTGAATGTGTGAAATGcttacacacacgcacacacactcactcagtGGCAGCTTTGTGACGTCAGAGCGACTTGCTTACTGCAGATTTGCTCAATCGAGCATAAGGCAGTAAAGTAAACATAAAGCAGTACACATGTCTGCTTATATTTGTAGTCGACTGCTCAACCATAATGCACCCAGATGTACTCACATGAAAATTCCGAGAAAATTCCAAGAAAGCAAGGTGAAAATGTTTGGCTGGATACTGGCAGTAAATACAGTGCGTGCTTTATAAAATGAACTATTAAAAGCAACGGCAAAGGAACCAGAAAGGCGATTCTTGGAAAGcttttttgcaatttaataTTGCCTTAAAGATGATATCAAGCTTATGCTCAAGAACACTGAGATATTTTCCAAATGTATTTAAACTAAAGTTCTATTTTAATTCAAATCTTTCATACCTCAGACTATACAGTAAACAGTATAATTAAAAACTACTGAAAAGCAATTCCAAATTAATTACCAGTTTTTGTTACAATCGTTTTGTTTGagtttcaaattaaaatctcacacaataaataattattggaGGAACTTTTAATTGAACTGCACCATAGCTATTAAACTATATTTGCCTTGTGGAGAACAAAAAAGGAATGATGGGGCATCAGCCAGTTTAGAACAACCTACAATGCTTTTTGGAAGCCAATCAAAAATTTTATTGATATAAATTGTAGGCTTAAAGGGTAAactgtatttttgttttagaAAAATCGATAGGACTATGAGAGCCTATTTATTTTGGAATACTGTAACGCGAGTAAATTTTCCTTAATTGCCTTAAAATGTGGGAGTACATATATTTTCGTCCCGAACTCAGCCCTagttaaaaatatcaacaagTATTTGATATACCCTTTGAAGGCGATTCCCCCTGGGTATCCGAGAATCAAAGgagaaatttgtttatttatttattgcctaGACATATGCGTGCAAACACTCAATGTGTGAGGAGAATCGTTTCCAGCTGTCTGGGGCTCTTTGGCAATGGGAGGGGTAGCAGTCTATCAAAATGATGGATCGAACAGTCTTATTGAGCCAGCCCCCCAGGGAAGTTTGTTCGGCGCCGATGGgttttcaattgcattttaatcTTTCGGGAGTTAGCAACACGTTAAACTTTCGCTTTTCCTCGTAGAATGAAGAGTAATGTGGACGCCCCATATCGATACTGTTCCACCTATAGCCTAAGCTGGTCATGATCGGGGGCAGGAGATGCAGCGAGGCCGCCCGGCGGCTAAGGAGGCGTCCCGACACTCTGGAACTTTCAGTTCTGGGTGGCCAACCTATGGACACGGAACTCCAGGAGGACAATGAGCGGACCCCGACAACGGGAGCCGGAAATGTGAATGAGATCGGAAAAGAAGCTCCTGAAGCTTCGTGCTCTGCGCCCAGCAAAAGAACCCGTTGGTTTCAGTTCGCCAGGAGCTCAAAAAATCGAAGGAAACGATTGCACTGTGATGAAGATGAGGATGTTGAGCAGCCGGACAGGAGGAATTCCGATTTGGAGGGCAGTCGGAGGGCTTGCCTCGCCCAACCGGAGGGCATGAATATAGGCAGCTCTACGCAAACCATTGCCACACCCCTAATGATAGGAGATAGTTTCTACAGCCTGGCGCCGGGAGGCGGCAATCCACCACCCAACAAATCCGATGACCAGGAGCTGTATAAGCAGAGAGATCCTTCGGTGGCCTCGGAGTCAAAATCCGTGCCCAGTTTGAGACGCCTTTCCCAGATTAGAAGACGGCGCAGCTCGTACTATTTTTCGGGTAAAAAGAGATTAAAAATGTACAATAGCTTTAAggaaaaaattatttttaagatTATAGTAGACAATAGCAAATGTATAGAAAAATGTAATTAGGTTTATTAATCATCTATCAACCacattatgtttatttaagaATCCTAGCTAATATATTCTTTTTATATTCACAGAAAACGAACGTAGAATTCGAGCCAACGACAAAGAGTTCAATGCCCAGTTCAAATATCACGTAAGTAAATAATTACCCTGCATTTAGAATGCACACAAAATGAAGTTTTTCTGTTTGTTAAACTATAAATTATAATCGCCATTAATTTCCAGAACAACTACATCAAGACCTCCAAGTATTCGCTGTTCACGTTTCTGCCCTTCAATCTGCTGGAGCAATTCCAGCGGCTGGCCAACTTCTATTTCCTCTGCCTGCTGGTCCTCCAGCTGATACCCGCGATATCCTCACTCACCCCAGTGACCACAGCAATCCCCCTGATAGGAGTACTTACTCTGACGGCTGTTAAGGATGCCTATGATGATATTGTGAGTACAAAATACTACGCTGTCTCTTCTTAATTGCCAATCTGTGTTTTCCTTTCAGCaacgtcatatttctgactcGCAGGTAAACAATCGCAAGTCGAAAACGCTGCGCAATGGCAAGTTGGTGGAGGCCAAGTGGTCGGAGGTACAGGTGGGCGATGTCATTCGGCTGGACAACAATCAGTTCGTAGCCGCCGACACCCTGTTGCTGTCCACATCCGAGCCAAATGGTCTGTGTTTCATCGAGACAGCCGAACTGGATGGGGAGACGAATCTCAAGGCGAAGCAATGCCTGACCGAAACCATCGAGCTGGGTGATCGCCATGACTTGCTCTGGAACTTCAATGGCGAGATCATTTGCGAGCGGCCCAACAACCTGCTGAACAAATTCGATGGCACCTTGATTTGGCGGGGCCAGAGATTCGCCCTGGACAACGAGAAGATCCTGCTGAGGGGCTGTGTCCTCCGGAACACGCAGTGGTGCTATGGCGTGGTGGTCTTCGCCGGAGTGGACACCAAGTTGATGCAGAACTCCGGAAAGACGCAGTTCAAGAGCACTGGCGTGGATCGCCTGCTCAACTTTATTATCATTGGGGTAGAGTCCTTTTCGATTTCTATGAGTCCTACTTATTATTAACATATACTGCATTACCCGCTTCAGATCGTCCTCTTTCTGGTGTCGATTTGTGCCCTTTTTGCGATTGGCTGTGCCATCTGGGAGGGCCTAATTGGCCAGCACTTCCAGCTGTATCTGCCTTGGGAGCACATCATACCCAAAGATTACATACCCACGGGAGCAACAGTCATTGGATTGCTGGTCTTCTTCTCGTATGCCATAGTCTTAAACACAGTTGTGCCAATCTCACTCTACGTTTCAGTAGAGGTATGTATACAATGTCAACCAGTTAGTTAAATGCCTTTCTAAGAAACAAATATAATACCGTGCAGGTTATACGCTTCGTACAGTCGTTCCTCATCAACTGGGATGAGGAGATGTACTATCCGACCACCAATACCTATGCCAAAGCCCGCACCACCACGCTCAACGAGGAGCTGGGCCAGATCCAGTACATATTCTCGGACAAGACGGGCACCCTCACCCAGAACATCATGACCTTCAACAAGTGCAGCATCAATGGGCGCAGTTATGGCGATGTGATTGACCTGCGCACCGGCGAGTTGGTCGAGATTACGGAGGTGAGTGACGGATTGACGGGGTTTCGGGTCCAAAAGGCCAATATAACCTCTAACTTGGTTGAGGGAATGTTGTCTTGTGTGTGTCGGTGTCCGTTTCTTGCACAGTCTGCCCAAAGAAATTTCAGTCTCGACCGAGGCCGTGTCTTCAAATCAAACTTAAACTTTGACATTCCCCTTTGAACCCCCAAACGTGTGCGTATTTGTTTAATTGTGCGTCTGACAAtgtaaaaaaagaaaagaaaaaaagagaagaaacaACAACTCACATTACTCGTTATAGCAGCAAACAATTTTCCAAAAtagcaacaccaacaacagaCCCAGCCCCTCAAGTGGAGCTATCGTAGCACCACCTGCAGCACCACCCCCCATCATCCTAGTGCACAAGGCCGAGGTCCATGCGAAGAAGACTTCCATGGTGGTCACATCCTCCGGGGAGGCGCAAGTGCTGCCAGACAGACCCAGATCCGATCTCGAGCGCTCTGCTCCGCCGATGGACACCAGCGATAAGCGGCCAGGACTCAAGCATGTGCGATACTCGGCGCCTAGTAGAAGTCAGGACGAAGACGCTGGTCGTTTGTCACCCAGGTTGGGTGGAAGTGGTCTTAGTCCACCCGTAGGCAATGAGGAGCGACGAATCAGTGGCGGCTTCAAAAGGAGTGGAGCCGGATGTATGCAGCGCCAATTGTCCCGCACTAGCAGTTGCGACAAAGTAAAGATTTTGCATGACAGCCAACAGACAGAAACACACAACATGCACCATTCAAGTCACAACCGCAAGCGATTAGTCAAGATCCGGTTTAAAAAAGCGCCATCAACAGCCACGCTGGGTGTTGTCTTCTCCCAGCTCGAGCACCACCTCGACGAGGAGCCACAATCCACATCCACACTAAGCACCACCAAGCACCACCATCGTCGACCCAAGGCACTCGCCACCAATTGGAGTTCGTCGCCTCACAGAGTGCACGTATGCATGCTGCATGTCCTTCAATTCACACCCACTATTATCAATTAGTATCTTGTTACGTGTTGTTTATGTGTTTCCGCCGTGTATGTATGCCACTTCACCCAACCAGCTAACGATATTTTTTGGCTTTAACACGATAACACgataaaagtatttaatattttgaaagtATGTATGCTGTACACAACCCTTTTTTCTGATACCCACAATATACCCTCAGCAGAGTCGTGAATTCGTTATtgtacaaataaaatataaaaatatttattttttaagaaacgtttttatgtttattatttaaatagtaCCGCTTATTACTTGTTTATACATGAGACCGTATTTTACATCATATTCTGCCCATGAACAGTATTTAAACACTATTTTATGAGTTTCAACGTTGAAGCCATTTGAGTATCGCTTTGAAGAGGAAATTGAACGCTTTAGAATCGTAAATACTTCCATTGTAACACCACAATAATTAACTAAGCATTATATACTTTGGGACACTATGCTAACCTGGCCGAAAATTGTATACAGCCAAGCTTATCGTACAGTAACTTGGAAATGCCTCCATCTTCGCAGATTCTAAAGCAAACTATTTGTTTTTCGCAGGCCCTTCAAAGTGTTGACTTTTCGGCCAATCCGCATCACGAGAGTGACTTCCGCTGGTACGATCGCACGTTGCTGGATGCCGTTCGGTCGGATGAGGAGCACTCCCATGTGTTTTTCCGTCTCCTGGCCCTCTGCCACACGGTCATGGCCGAAACGGTGGACGGTAAGTTGGAGTACCAGGCCCAAAGTCCCGACGAGGCTGCCCTCGTCTCGGCCGCTCGCAATTTCGGCTTTGTCTTTCGCACACGAACACCAAATAGTATTACCATCGAGGTGATGGGACAAACGGAGGTGAGTAGTTGTTATAcataaaaatctaaaaatttaaataaaatattacagGAGTACGAGCTCCTAAATATCCTCGACTTCAACAACGTCCGCAAGCGGATGTCTGTGATTCTCCGGCGCGGTGACTCCATGGTTCTCTACTGCAAAGGAGCGGACAATGTGATATATGATCGTCTGCATGGCGGACAGGAGGACCTTAAGGCGCGCACCCAGGACCACCTTAATGTGAGACAACTTAATGATTTTCCTGACCCCGATTTGATTTGTGGCATGCTCCTCCCATAGAAATTTGCCGGCGAGGGACTACGTACTTTAGCGCTGGCTGAACGACGTTTAACGGAGCAGTACTACAACGACTGGAGGAGTCGGCAACAGGAGGCAGCACTTTCGATGGACTCGAGGGAGCAGAAGCTGAATGCCATTTACGAGGAGATCGAGAGCGAGATGCAGCTGGTCGGGGTGACGGCAATTGAGGACAAACTGCAGGACGGCGTGCCCAAGTCAATTGCTAATTTGCAGAATGCAGGCATAAAGATATGGGTCCTAACCGGCGACAAGCAGGGTAAGCCATGATGCGAAAAATTCTCGTGGTTCCACTGCAATTTGTTCGCTATTTTACCTACAGAAACTGCCATCAATATCGGCTACTCCTGCCAGCTGCTTACGGATGAACTTGCGGATGTCTTCATCGTGGACGGCAATTCGGTGGAGGAAGTGGAAAAGCAGCTGAGGCAATTTAAGGAAT of Drosophila mauritiana strain mau12 chromosome 3R, ASM438214v1, whole genome shotgun sequence contains these proteins:
- the LOC117143242 gene encoding phospholipid-transporting ATPase ID isoform X3, which codes for MIGGRRCSEAARRLRRRPDTLELSVLGGQPMDTELQEDNERTPTTGAGNVNEIGKEAPEASCSAPSKRTRWFQFARSSKNRRKRLHCDEDEDVEQPDRRNSDLEGSRRACLAQPEGMNIGSSTQTIATPLMIGDSFYSLAPGGGNPPPNKSDDQELYKQRDPSVASESKSVPSLRRLSQIRRRRSSYYFSENERRIRANDKEFNAQFKYHNNYIKTSKYSLFTFLPFNLLEQFQRLANFYFLCLLVLQLIPAISSLTPVTTAIPLIGVLTLTAVKDAYDDIQRHISDSQVNNRKSKTLRNGKLVEAKWSEVQVGDVIRLDNNQFVAADTLLLSTSEPNGLCFIETAELDGETNLKAKQCLTETIELGDRHDLLWNFNGEIICERPNNLLNKFDGTLIWRGQRFALDNEKILLRGCVLRNTQWCYGVVVFAGVDTKLMQNSGKTQFKSTGVDRLLNFIIIGIVLFLVSICALFAIGCAIWEGLIGQHFQLYLPWEHIIPKDYIPTGATVIGLLVFFSYAIVLNTVVPISLYVSVEVIRFVQSFLINWDEEMYYPTTNTYAKARTTTLNEELGQIQYIFSDKTGTLTQNIMTFNKCSINGRSYGDVIDLRTGELVEITEQQTIFQNSNTNNRPSPSSGAIVAPPAAPPPIILVHKAEVHAKKTSMVVTSSGEAQVLPDRPRSDLERSAPPMDTSDKRPGLKHVRYSAPSRSQDEDAGRLSPRLGGSGLSPPVGNEERRISGGFKRSGAGCMQRQLSRTSSCDKVKILHDSQQTETHNMHHSSHNRKRLVKIRFKKAPSTATLGVVFSQLEHHLDEEPQSTSTLSTTKHHHRRPKALATNWSSSPHRVHALQSVDFSANPHHESDFRWYDRTLLDAVRSDEEHSHVFFRLLALCHTVMAETVDGKLEYQAQSPDEAALVSAARNFGFVFRTRTPNSITIEVMGQTEEYELLNILDFNNVRKRMSVILRRGDSMVLYCKGADNVIYDRLHGGQEDLKARTQDHLNKFAGEGLRTLALAERRLTEQYYNDWRSRQQEAALSMDSREQKLNAIYEEIESEMQLVGVTAIEDKLQDGVPKSIANLQNAGIKIWVLTGDKQETAINIGYSCQLLTDELADVFIVDGNSVEEVEKQLRQFKESIKIYNRFRPGGFDPFDRLNSDSNMDPLSVTMTQTSAFMQETNLPPTPPPPPAISVVTFSAECNDLFGDEKGSEDGGTASIVVDENTGFALVVNGHSLVHCLSPELENKFLDIASQCKAVICCRVTPLQKALVVELIKRAKNAVTLAIGDGANDVSMIKAAHIGVGISGQEGLQAVLSSDYSIAQFRYLERLLLVHGRWSYYRMCKFLRYFFYKNFAFTLCHCWYSLFCGFSAQTVFDPMFISVYNLFYTSLPVLALGVFEQDVSDKNSLEFPRLYTPGLKSELFNIREFIYSVLHGAFTSLVLFLIPYGVYKDGVSANGFIVSDHMTLGAVVATILIVDNTAQISLYTSYWTVVNHVTIWGSLVWYFVLDYFYNYVIGGPYVGSLTQAMKDLTFWVTMLITVMTLVAPVLAYKFYLLDVHPSLSDKIRQKSLKKIHSRASSDVRRTASSRRGRRSVRSGYAFAHQEGFGRLITSGKIMHKLPQDFAFPLGLGTKKTQVLHNNLNSADGPNSKSNNVTGQHMVNNNTNMRQNQNQNHSSMADITADGRVNGGDDGRGSGGSDDMSPRAPCQDLDTINL
- the LOC117143242 gene encoding phospholipid-transporting ATPase ID isoform X4, producing MIGGRRCSEAARRLRRRPDTLELSVLGGQPMDTELQEDNERTPTTGAGNVNEIGKEAPEASCSAPSKRTRWFQFARSSKNRRKRLHCDEDEDVEQPDRRNSDLEGSRRACLAQPEGMNIGSSTQTIATPLMIGDSFYSLAPGGGNPPPNKSDDQELYKQRDPSVASESKSVPSLRRLSQIRRRRSSYYFSENERRIRANDKEFNAQFKYHNNYIKTSKYSLFTFLPFNLLEQFQRLANFYFLCLLVLQLIPAISSLTPVTTAIPLIGVLTLTAVKDAYDDIQRHISDSQVNNRKSKTLRNGKLVEAKWSEVQVGDVIRLDNNQFVAADTLLLSTSEPNGLCFIETAELDGETNLKAKQCLTETIELGDRHDLLWNFNGEIICERPNNLLNKFDGTLIWRGQRFALDNEKILLRGCVLRNTQWCYGVVVFAGVDTKLMQNSGKTQFKSTGVDRLLNFIIIGIVLFLVSICALFAIGCAIWEGLIGQHFQLYLPWEHIIPKDYIPTGATVIGLLVFFSYAIVLNTVVPISLYVSVEVIRFVQSFLINWDEEMYYPTTNTYAKARTTTLNEELGQIQYIFSDKTGTLTQNIMTFNKCSINGRSYGDVIDLRTGELVEITEQQTIFQNSNTNNRPSPSSGAIVAPPAAPPPIILVHKAEVHAKKTSMVVTSSGEAQVLPDRPRSDLERSAPPMDTSDKRPGLKHVRYSAPSRSQDEDAGRLSPRLGGSGLSPPVGNEERRISGGFKRSGAGCMQRQLSRTSSCDKALQSVDFSANPHHESDFRWYDRTLLDAVRSDEEHSHVFFRLLALCHTVMAETVDGKLEYQAQSPDEAALVSAARNFGFVFRTRTPNSITIEVMGQTEEYELLNILDFNNVRKRMSVILRRGDSMVLYCKGADNVIYDRLHGGQEDLKARTQDHLNKFAGEGLRTLALAERRLTEQYYNDWRSRQQEAALSMDSREQKLNAIYEEIESEMQLVGVTAIEDKLQDGVPKSIANLQNAGIKIWVLTGDKQETAINIGYSCQLLTDELADVFIVDGNSVEEVEKQLRQFKESIKIYNRFRPGGFDPFDRLNSDSNMDPLSVTMTQTSAFMQETNLPPTPPPPPAISVVTFRWDEKNKDNKGGPDSAECNDLFGDEKGSEDGGTASIVVDENTGFALVVNGHSLVHCLSPELENKFLDIASQCKAVICCRVTPLQKALVVELIKRAKNAVTLAIGDGANDVSMIKAAHIGVGISGQEGLQAVLSSDYSIAQFRYLERLLLVHGRWSYYRMCKFLRYFFYKNFAFTLCHCWYSLFCGFSAQTVFDPMFISVYNLFYTSLPVLALGVFEQDVSDKNSLEFPRLYTPGLKSELFNIREFIYSVLHGAFTSLVLFLIPYGVYKDGVSANGFIVSDHMTLGAVVATILIVDNTAQISLYTSYWTVVNHVTIWGSLVWYFVLDYFYNYVIGGPYVGSLTQAMKDLTFWVTMLITVMTLVAPVLAYKFYLLDVHPSLSDKIRQKSLKKIHSRASSDVRRTASSRRGRRSVRSGYAFAHQEGFGRLITSGKIMHKLPQDFAFPLGLGTKKTQVLHNNLNSADGPNSKSNNVTGQHMVNNNTNMRQNQNQNHSSMADITADGRVNGGDDGRGSGGSDDMSPRAPCQDLDTINL
- the LOC117143242 gene encoding phospholipid-transporting ATPase ID isoform X1 gives rise to the protein MIGGRRCSEAARRLRRRPDTLELSVLGGQPMDTELQEDNERTPTTGAGNVNEIGKEAPEASCSAPSKRTRWFQFARSSKNRRKRLHCDEDEDVEQPDRRNSDLEGSRRACLAQPEGMNIGSSTQTIATPLMIGDSFYSLAPGGGNPPPNKSDDQELYKQRDPSVASESKSVPSLRRLSQIRRRRSSYYFSENERRIRANDKEFNAQFKYHNNYIKTSKYSLFTFLPFNLLEQFQRLANFYFLCLLVLQLIPAISSLTPVTTAIPLIGVLTLTAVKDAYDDIQRHISDSQVNNRKSKTLRNGKLVEAKWSEVQVGDVIRLDNNQFVAADTLLLSTSEPNGLCFIETAELDGETNLKAKQCLTETIELGDRHDLLWNFNGEIICERPNNLLNKFDGTLIWRGQRFALDNEKILLRGCVLRNTQWCYGVVVFAGVDTKLMQNSGKTQFKSTGVDRLLNFIIIGIVLFLVSICALFAIGCAIWEGLIGQHFQLYLPWEHIIPKDYIPTGATVIGLLVFFSYAIVLNTVVPISLYVSVEVIRFVQSFLINWDEEMYYPTTNTYAKARTTTLNEELGQIQYIFSDKTGTLTQNIMTFNKCSINGRSYGDVIDLRTGELVEITEQQTIFQNSNTNNRPSPSSGAIVAPPAAPPPIILVHKAEVHAKKTSMVVTSSGEAQVLPDRPRSDLERSAPPMDTSDKRPGLKHVRYSAPSRSQDEDAGRLSPRLGGSGLSPPVGNEERRISGGFKRSGAGCMQRQLSRTSSCDKVKILHDSQQTETHNMHHSSHNRKRLVKIRFKKAPSTATLGVVFSQLEHHLDEEPQSTSTLSTTKHHHRRPKALATNWSSSPHRVHALQSVDFSANPHHESDFRWYDRTLLDAVRSDEEHSHVFFRLLALCHTVMAETVDGKLEYQAQSPDEAALVSAARNFGFVFRTRTPNSITIEVMGQTEEYELLNILDFNNVRKRMSVILRRGDSMVLYCKGADNVIYDRLHGGQEDLKARTQDHLNKFAGEGLRTLALAERRLTEQYYNDWRSRQQEAALSMDSREQKLNAIYEEIESEMQLVGVTAIEDKLQDGVPKSIANLQNAGIKIWVLTGDKQETAINIGYSCQLLTDELADVFIVDGNSVEEVEKQLRQFKESIKIYNRFRPGGFDPFDRLNSDSNMDPLSVTMTQTSAFMQETNLPPTPPPPPAISVVTFRWDEKNKDNKGGPDSAECNDLFGDEKGSEDGGTASIVVDENTGFALVVNGHSLVHCLSPELENKFLDIASQCKAVICCRVTPLQKALVVELIKRAKNAVTLAIGDGANDVSMIKAAHIGVGISGQEGLQAVLSSDYSIAQFRYLERLLLVHGRWSYYRMCKFLRYFFYKNFAFTLCHCWYSLFCGFSAQTVFDPMFISVYNLFYTSLPVLALGVFEQDVSDKNSLEFPRLYTPGLKSELFNIREFIYSVLHGAFTSLVLFLIPYGVYKDGVSANGFIVSDHMTLGAVVATILIVDNTAQISLYTSYWTVVNHVTIWGSLVWYFVLDYFYNYVIGGPYVGSLTQAMKDLTFWVTMLITVMTLVAPVLAYKFYLLDVHPSLSDKIRQKSLKKIHSRASSDVRRTASSRRGRRSVRSGYAFAHQEGFGRLITSGKIMHKLPQDFAFPLGLGTKKTQVLHNNLNSADGPNSKSNNVTGQHMVNNNTNMRQNQNQNHSSMADITADGRVNGGDDGRGSGGSDDMSPRAPCQDLDTINL
- the LOC117143242 gene encoding phospholipid-transporting ATPase ID isoform X2, with product MIGGRRCSEAARRLRRRPDTLELSVLGGQPMDTELQEDNERTPTTGAGNVNEIGKEAPEASCSAPSKRTRWFQFARSSKNRRKRLHCDEDEDVEQPDRRNSDLEGSRRACLAQPEGMNIGSSTQTIATPLMIGDSFYSLAPGGGNPPPNKSDDQELYKQRDPSVASESKSVPSLRRLSQIRRRRSSYYFSENERRIRANDKEFNAQFKYHNNYIKTSKYSLFTFLPFNLLEQFQRLANFYFLCLLVLQLIPAISSLTPVTTAIPLIGVLTLTAVKDAYDDIQRHISDSQVNNRKSKTLRNGKLVEAKWSEVQVGDVIRLDNNQFVAADTLLLSTSEPNGLCFIETAELDGETNLKAKQCLTETIELGDRHDLLWNFNGEIICERPNNLLNKFDGTLIWRGQRFALDNEKILLRGCVLRNTQWCYGVVVFAGVDTKLMQNSGKTQFKSTGVDRLLNFIIIGIVLFLVSICALFAIGCAIWEGLIGQHFQLYLPWEHIIPKDYIPTGATVIGLLVFFSYAIVLNTVVPISLYVSVEVIRFVQSFLINWDEEMYYPTTNTYAKARTTTLNEELGQIQYIFSDKTGTLTQNIMTFNKCSINGRSYGDVIDLRTGELVEITEQTIFQNSNTNNRPSPSSGAIVAPPAAPPPIILVHKAEVHAKKTSMVVTSSGEAQVLPDRPRSDLERSAPPMDTSDKRPGLKHVRYSAPSRSQDEDAGRLSPRLGGSGLSPPVGNEERRISGGFKRSGAGCMQRQLSRTSSCDKVKILHDSQQTETHNMHHSSHNRKRLVKIRFKKAPSTATLGVVFSQLEHHLDEEPQSTSTLSTTKHHHRRPKALATNWSSSPHRVHALQSVDFSANPHHESDFRWYDRTLLDAVRSDEEHSHVFFRLLALCHTVMAETVDGKLEYQAQSPDEAALVSAARNFGFVFRTRTPNSITIEVMGQTEEYELLNILDFNNVRKRMSVILRRGDSMVLYCKGADNVIYDRLHGGQEDLKARTQDHLNKFAGEGLRTLALAERRLTEQYYNDWRSRQQEAALSMDSREQKLNAIYEEIESEMQLVGVTAIEDKLQDGVPKSIANLQNAGIKIWVLTGDKQETAINIGYSCQLLTDELADVFIVDGNSVEEVEKQLRQFKESIKIYNRFRPGGFDPFDRLNSDSNMDPLSVTMTQTSAFMQETNLPPTPPPPPAISVVTFRWDEKNKDNKGGPDSAECNDLFGDEKGSEDGGTASIVVDENTGFALVVNGHSLVHCLSPELENKFLDIASQCKAVICCRVTPLQKALVVELIKRAKNAVTLAIGDGANDVSMIKAAHIGVGISGQEGLQAVLSSDYSIAQFRYLERLLLVHGRWSYYRMCKFLRYFFYKNFAFTLCHCWYSLFCGFSAQTVFDPMFISVYNLFYTSLPVLALGVFEQDVSDKNSLEFPRLYTPGLKSELFNIREFIYSVLHGAFTSLVLFLIPYGVYKDGVSANGFIVSDHMTLGAVVATILIVDNTAQISLYTSYWTVVNHVTIWGSLVWYFVLDYFYNYVIGGPYVGSLTQAMKDLTFWVTMLITVMTLVAPVLAYKFYLLDVHPSLSDKIRQKSLKKIHSRASSDVRRTASSRRGRRSVRSGYAFAHQEGFGRLITSGKIMHKLPQDFAFPLGLGTKKTQVLHNNLNSADGPNSKSNNVTGQHMVNNNTNMRQNQNQNHSSMADITADGRVNGGDDGRGSGGSDDMSPRAPCQDLDTINL
- the LOC117143242 gene encoding phospholipid-transporting ATPase ID isoform X7, which encodes MIGGRRCSEAARRLRRRPDTLELSVLGGQPMDTELQEDNERTPTTGAGNVNEIGKEAPEASCSAPSKRTRWFQFARSSKNRRKRLHCDEDEDVEQPDRRNSDLEGSRRACLAQPEGMNIGSSTQTIATPLMIGDSFYSLAPGGGNPPPNKSDDQELYKQRDPSVASESKSVPSLRRLSQIRRRRSSYYFSENERRIRANDKEFNAQFKYHNNYIKTSKYSLFTFLPFNLLEQFQRLANFYFLCLLVLQLIPAISSLTPVTTAIPLIGVLTLTAVKDAYDDIQRHISDSQVNNRKSKTLRNGKLVEAKWSEVQVGDVIRLDNNQFVAADTLLLSTSEPNGLCFIETAELDGETNLKAKQCLTETIELGDRHDLLWNFNGEIICERPNNLLNKFDGTLIWRGQRFALDNEKILLRGCVLRNTQWCYGVVVFAGVDTKLMQNSGKTQFKSTGVDRLLNFIIIGIVLFLVSICALFAIGCAIWEGLIGQHFQLYLPWEHIIPKDYIPTGATVIGLLVFFSYAIVLNTVVPISLYVSVEVIRFVQSFLINWDEEMYYPTTNTYAKARTTTLNEELGQIQYIFSDKTGTLTQNIMTFNKCSINGRSYGDVIDLRTGELVEITEALQSVDFSANPHHESDFRWYDRTLLDAVRSDEEHSHVFFRLLALCHTVMAETVDGKLEYQAQSPDEAALVSAARNFGFVFRTRTPNSITIEVMGQTEEYELLNILDFNNVRKRMSVILRRGDSMVLYCKGADNVIYDRLHGGQEDLKARTQDHLNKFAGEGLRTLALAERRLTEQYYNDWRSRQQEAALSMDSREQKLNAIYEEIESEMQLVGVTAIEDKLQDGVPKSIANLQNAGIKIWVLTGDKQETAINIGYSCQLLTDELADVFIVDGNSVEEVEKQLRQFKESIKIYNRFRPGGFDPFDRLNSDSNMDPLSVTMTQTSAFMQETNLPPTPPPPPAISVVTFRWDEKNKDNKGGPDSAECNDLFGDEKGSEDGGTASIVVDENTGFALVVNGHSLVHCLSPELENKFLDIASQCKAVICCRVTPLQKALVVELIKRAKNAVTLAIGDGANDVSMIKAAHIGVGISGQEGLQAVLSSDYSIAQFRYLERLLLVHGRWSYYRMCKFLRYFFYKNFAFTLCHCWYSLFCGFSAQTVFDPMFISVYNLFYTSLPVLALGVFEQDVSDKNSLEFPRLYTPGLKSELFNIREFIYSVLHGAFTSLVLFLIPYGVYKDGVSANGFIVSDHMTLGAVVATILIVDNTAQISLYTSYWTVVNHVTIWGSLVWYFVLDYFYNYVIGGPYVGSLTQAMKDLTFWVTMLITVMTLVAPVLAYKFYLLDVHPSLSDKIRQKSLKKIHSRASSDVRRTASSRRGRRSVRSGYAFAHQEGFGRLITSGKIMHKLPQDFAFPLGLGTKKTQVLHNNLNSADGPNSKSNNVTGQHMVNNNTNMRQNQNQNHSSMADITADGRVNGGDDGRGSGGSDDMSPRAPCQDLDTINL